TTTTCCAACCTCGGCCTGCGACAATACACCGCGAGCCACCCTCAACCTGTGTCCGATGCCGTTCCTTTCCACATCATTCCCTCCCCTTCCCTATTTTTTTTTCTTTTTATCCAAATTTCCGGTTGTCATTATCCATAAAAACGGACTAAAGGGTATCCCATACACTAAACGTCTAACCGTTAGCATGAGAGATGAACCAAATAGACGCACCATCGACTGACTGTCAAAGGGTTTGGGCCGCCAAGGGGTGGCTGGCCTCCAGGGGTTTGACCCAGAAGGGTCTGGCCCGGGCTATCGGGGCCTATCCTGCGGCCATCAACAAGGTCATCCTCGGGCACCGCCGGACCCCGGCCGTCATCGAGTATCTGACCAAGTCCGTGGGCATGCCTGCGGACCTCCTCCCTGAACCGAGGAAGCCCAAGCCCAAAAAAACCGTTGAGCCGGCCTAGTCGTCGCCCTGTTTTTTGCGCGTATTCCTCAATTTTTGGACCTGTAAATGTGCAATTTTGGGAAAATAATACGGAGGTTCGTATGGACCTGACCAAAGTTTCCATGGGCGAGGCCCTGCAGATCGCCTTGACTCAAAGCGGGAGAAGCATCGATGCCGTGGCCGAGGAGATGGGCTGGAGCCCGGGGCAAGGATACAGATTTTTCAACGTGAACGACGCGTATTGGCCCCCGGCCCACTCCATCCCCAGGCTCTGCTCGGTGCTGGGCAACACCATCATCCTGGACTGGCTGAACCGGAACACCGCCGAACTTTGCAGCCTCAAGGGCAAACCCCTCTCGGTCTCCGGATGCCTGCGCCAGATCTCCACCCTTCTGGAGCGCATGGGCGAGACATCCGGCGTGGTCGGCCGGATCGTCGAAGACGACAAGATCACCCCGGCCGAGGCCAGAGAGCTGACCAGGAAGCTGACCAGGATGGCCGCCGATCTGTTTGACTTCATTTCCTCGTCCGAGCGGACGGGCAAGATAGGATGATCCCATGACGGAAGACTACGAGGAAATCCGCAAGGAGTTGATCGAGGGGCTGCCGCCCATCGTGGCCCGCAAGTCCGTCTCCAAGTTTCTCGGGGGGACCGTATCCCCCAAGTCCCTGGCCAATGCCGACTCCAACGGCACCGGGCCGGAGTGCCCCCTGGTCTTCGGGTGCACCATCGCCTACCGCCGCGAGGCCTTGGTGGACTGGCTCCTGGTCCGGATGCGGACCAAGCCCTATTCAAGGGCCAGTCGATCCACGGCGTCGCGGGTCTGATCGGGGATCAAATGAGCATACCTCATCGTCATCTGCAACGTCCGATGCCGCATCAAGGTCTTGATCCGGTAGATGTCCGTGCCGTGTATGGCCAGCCAGGACGCGAACGTATGGCGCAGGGTGTGAAAAACCACCCGATGCCGACGGTCGTCGACCCCGTCATTCAGGCCTGTCCGGCCCACGACGCCCCGGAACAACTCGGTCAGCCTCGAATGCACCCCGCCCCGGGGGGTGGGGAACACCAGCGGCCCGGACA
This is a stretch of genomic DNA from Deltaproteobacteria bacterium. It encodes these proteins:
- a CDS encoding XRE family transcriptional regulator; this translates as MNQIDAPSTDCQRVWAAKGWLASRGLTQKGLARAIGAYPAAINKVILGHRRTPAVIEYLTKSVGMPADLLPEPRKPKPKKTVEPA